In Stenotrophomonas lactitubi, the genomic window GCGGCCGCCCACTCAAGCACGCGATGATCGGCCAGCGGGCCAGCGTGTGGTGCAGCCGCTGCCAGCGCTGAACGTCTTCATGCGCTGCACACGCGCAGCGCTATAGTCCAGCCAGCATCCGCTGCGGGGGCGTTGGCGATGGATGAAGGACCGGATATCACCGTCTGGCTGGATGCTGCGCGCGGCGGCGATCGCGCCGCGCTCGACCGCGTGCTGACCACCCTGTACCAGGAGCTGCACAGCATGGCCCGGCGGCAGCTGGCCGGGCAGCAGGGGCGCACCCTGGATGCCACCTCGCTGGTCCACGAGTCCTACCTGAAGCTGCTGGGCAGCCGCGGTGCGGCGCGCTTCGAGGACCGTGCGCACTTCTTCGCCTATGCAGCCTCGGCGATGCGCAGCGTGGTTGTCGACTACGCGCGCAACCGCTTGGCGCGCAAGCGCGGTGGCGACCTCAAGCGGGTGGCCGAGATTCCCGAGAACAGCAGCAGCGGCGTGCGCCTGGACGAGGACCTGCTGGCCCTCGATGTTGCGTTGGAACGCCTGCAGGCCGTCGATGCGCATCTGGCCAAGGTCGTGGAGCTGCGCTACTTCGCGGGCCTGTCCGAGCTGGAGATCGCCGAGCTGAGCCAGCGCTCGGAACGCAGCATCCGCCGCGACTGGCAGAAAGCGCGGCTGTTCCTGCTGGCCGCGATGCGCAGCGACTGAGTCGCCGCGACCCACATCATGGATACCGCCCGCTGGCAGCAATTGTCGTCCTGGCTGGACCAGCTGCTGGAGCTGGCACCCGCCGCCCGCCAGCTGCGCCTGCAGCGCTTGAGCGCGCAGGACCCGACGCTGGGACGCGAGCTGGAACACCTGCTGCAGCAGGAGGCCGACAGCCACGAGTTCATGGCACAGCCGCTGTGGACCGCCACACCGCCGGGCCGGGCCGGCAGCGAGGTCGGTCCCTACAGGTTGCTGCACCCGCTCGGCGAAGGTGGCATGGGCGAGGTCTGGTTGGCCGAGCGCTGCGATGGCCTGTACCAGCGTCAGGTCGCACTGAAGCTGCTGCGCAGCGGCGTCGCCGATCCCGGCCTGCGCCAGCGCTTCGGCCGCGAGCGGCAGATCCTGGCCCGCCTGCAGCACCCGCATCTGGCGCAACTGCTGGACGCCGGGGTGGACCAGCACGGGCAGCCTTACCTGGCGCTGGATTACGTGGAAGGCGAGCCGATCAGCGACTACTGCCGGCGCCTGCAACCGCCGCTGGAAACGCGTCTGCAGCTGATGCTGCAGGTCTGCGCGGTGGTCAGCCATGCGCATGCCAACCTGGTGGTGCACCGCGACCTGAAGCCCTCCAACATCCTGGTACGCGCCGATGGCACGGTGAAACTGCTCGACTTCGGCATCGCCAAGCTGCTCGACCACGACGATCCGAACGCTGCCCATCCGGCCACCGAAATCCGCGCTTTCACCCTGCACTACGCCGCGCCGGAGCAGGTGCGTGGCGAGGCGGTGACGACCTTGACCGACGTCTATTCGCTGGGCGTGGTGCTGTTCGAGGTGGTCACCGGGCACAAGCCCTATCGCCTGCGCCGGCACAGCGACGCGGAATGGGAGCGCTCGATCCTGGAGGTGCAGGCACCGCGCGCGTCGGCGCTGCTGCAACGGTTGGCCGCCGAGCCCGGAGCGCCGAAACGGGCCCTGCAGCGGCAGGCGAGGCGATTGCGTGGCGATCTGGACGTACTGTTGGAAAAAGCCCTGCAGAAGGACCCGCAGCAGCGCTACAGCTCGGCCGAGGCGCTGGCCGGCGACCTGCGCCGCTACCTGCAGGGGCAGCCGATCCAGGCGCGACCACCGGGCGTGGGTTACCGGGTGCGCAAGTACATTGGCCGCCATCGCTGGGGCGTGGCCTTGGCGACGCTGTCGGTGCTGGCGCTGCTGCTGACCACGTCCATCGCCCTGTGGCAGGCGCGCCAGGCGCGG contains:
- a CDS encoding ECF-type sigma factor, whose protein sequence is MDEGPDITVWLDAARGGDRAALDRVLTTLYQELHSMARRQLAGQQGRTLDATSLVHESYLKLLGSRGAARFEDRAHFFAYAASAMRSVVVDYARNRLARKRGGDLKRVAEIPENSSSGVRLDEDLLALDVALERLQAVDAHLAKVVELRYFAGLSELEIAELSQRSERSIRRDWQKARLFLLAAMRSD
- a CDS encoding serine/threonine-protein kinase — translated: MDTARWQQLSSWLDQLLELAPAARQLRLQRLSAQDPTLGRELEHLLQQEADSHEFMAQPLWTATPPGRAGSEVGPYRLLHPLGEGGMGEVWLAERCDGLYQRQVALKLLRSGVADPGLRQRFGRERQILARLQHPHLAQLLDAGVDQHGQPYLALDYVEGEPISDYCRRLQPPLETRLQLMLQVCAVVSHAHANLVVHRDLKPSNILVRADGTVKLLDFGIAKLLDHDDPNAAHPATEIRAFTLHYAAPEQVRGEAVTTLTDVYSLGVVLFEVVTGHKPYRLRRHSDAEWERSILEVQAPRASALLQRLAAEPGAPKRALQRQARRLRGDLDVLLEKALQKDPQQRYSSAEALAGDLRRYLQGQPIQARPPGVGYRVRKYIGRHRWGVALATLSVLALLLTTSIALWQARQARVEMARAQAMQDFTVGLFDKAASQRHGHFDVPQLLATGQQRGEAELADQPLALAELQGVIGRLRIGLGDYQLALQTLDQQRRLLQEVGEVPPALQIEAVTQRGRALRMLGRGRECLAHLQPLQPLAASEAAALPAAVAEFHSQLGRCQAQLGDTDAARRSFQQALALRHQGLVERFGRAESLADLAALDATAGRLPAALAGYRQALALLGQRADASSPQVISLHRQLGDVLARQGDTKAAAAELEQAWQAAQDAWGPRHPEALVVRRARALLALQRGQHASAGQELRQVQAQLLGALGPDHREIGYGEFALGKWASASDDPSAAAAHYARAVAIWRQPDHIALLPQALLAQGQALQEAGQTAQARSVLAEARQLLLAQRGPQAPALQELDARIAALAQAEQRIDSTAAR